A stretch of Myceligenerans xiligouense DNA encodes these proteins:
- a CDS encoding DUF4032 domain-containing protein, translated as MTQNLQITAARPDPALLDLPWDLPLASWPDDVLAALPRGISRHVVRFVRLSGRVIAIKEIGESVAYREYELLRRLNRLDVPSVVPVGVITGRRDANGERLEAVLVTEHLQFSLPYRALFSQALRPDTATRLIDALAVLLVRLHLVGFYWGDVSLSNTLFRRDAETFSAYLVDAETGDLHRELTRGQRNYDIDLARTNIIGELMDLAAGEMLDEEVDEIGIGDALVERYNELWEALTGAEYFVADDRWRVDAHIERLNRLGFDVGELEMTTDIDGTTVRIQPKVVDAGHHSNRLFRLTGLDVQENQARRLLNDLDSYAAATGQQNDGEQLVAHDWLRKAFEPTVSAVPRELRRKLEPAQIFHEVLDHRWYVSERAGHDIPLPEAVASYVENVLRHRPDEKSLLGLPPGEQPSEDDPESDYFHLST; from the coding sequence ATGACCCAGAACCTGCAGATCACCGCGGCGCGGCCCGACCCCGCGCTGCTCGACCTGCCCTGGGACCTCCCGCTGGCCTCGTGGCCCGACGACGTCCTCGCCGCGCTCCCCCGCGGCATCTCCCGCCACGTGGTGCGGTTCGTGCGGCTCTCGGGACGCGTGATCGCCATCAAGGAGATCGGGGAGTCGGTCGCCTACCGCGAGTACGAGCTCCTGCGCCGGCTGAACCGGCTGGACGTGCCGTCGGTGGTGCCGGTCGGTGTCATCACCGGGCGGCGGGACGCGAACGGCGAGCGACTCGAGGCCGTCCTGGTCACCGAGCACCTGCAGTTCTCGCTGCCGTACCGCGCGCTGTTCAGCCAGGCGCTGCGGCCGGACACGGCCACCCGTCTCATCGACGCTCTCGCCGTCCTGCTCGTCCGCCTGCACCTGGTGGGCTTCTACTGGGGCGACGTGTCCCTGTCCAACACGCTGTTCCGGCGTGACGCCGAGACGTTCTCCGCCTACCTGGTCGACGCCGAGACCGGCGACCTGCACCGGGAACTCACCCGGGGCCAGCGCAACTACGACATCGACCTCGCCCGCACCAACATCATCGGCGAGCTGATGGATCTGGCCGCGGGGGAGATGCTCGACGAGGAGGTCGACGAGATCGGCATCGGTGACGCCCTCGTCGAGCGGTACAACGAGCTGTGGGAAGCGCTGACGGGTGCGGAGTACTTCGTCGCCGACGACCGCTGGCGCGTCGATGCCCACATCGAGCGTCTGAACCGCCTCGGGTTCGACGTCGGAGAGCTGGAGATGACCACGGACATCGACGGCACCACCGTACGGATCCAGCCCAAGGTGGTCGATGCCGGCCATCACTCCAACCGGCTCTTCCGCCTCACCGGGCTCGACGTCCAGGAGAACCAGGCGCGCCGGCTGCTCAACGACCTCGACTCGTACGCCGCCGCGACGGGTCAGCAGAACGACGGCGAACAGCTCGTGGCGCACGACTGGCTGCGCAAGGCCTTCGAGCCGACCGTGAGCGCCGTCCCGCGCGAGCTGCGGCGCAAGCTGGAGCCCGCGCAGATCTTCCACGAGGTGCTGGACCACCGCTGGTACGTCTCCGAGCGCGCGGGACACGACATCCCGCTCCCGGAGGCCGTCGCCTCCTACGTCGAGAACGTGCTGCGGCACCGCCCCGACGAGAAGTCCCTCCTGGGCCTGCCGCCGGGCGAGCAGCCCAGCGAGGACGACCCGGAGTCGGACTACTTCCACCTGTCGACGTGA
- a CDS encoding ABC transporter ATP-binding protein, producing the protein MATVTFDKATRVYPGTEKPAVDQLDLHVEDGEFLVLVGPSGCGKSTSLRMLAGLEDVNGGAILIGDRDVTDVQPKDRDIAMVFQNYALYPHMSVADNMGFALKIAGTPKAEIRQRVEEAAKILDLTEYLDRKPKALSGGQRQRVAMGRAIVRQPQVFLMDEPLSNLDAKLRVQTRTQIASLQRRLGVTTVYVTHDQTEALTMGDRIAVLSAGVLQQVGTPREMYDKPANVFVAGFIGSPAMNIGTFDITDGKAQVGGASLALDRGVAEGITAADGGRVTLGFRPEALDVVSSDSEGAFQVDVTLVEELGSDAFVYGTLKNGGNLHAGDTNQVIVRIDPRNVPDKGDTISVTIKPDQTHAFSASTGERLG; encoded by the coding sequence ATGGCTACGGTCACTTTCGACAAGGCGACGCGCGTCTACCCGGGCACGGAGAAGCCCGCGGTCGACCAGCTCGACCTGCACGTGGAGGACGGCGAGTTCCTCGTCCTCGTCGGCCCCTCGGGCTGCGGCAAGTCCACGTCGCTGCGCATGCTCGCCGGCCTCGAGGACGTCAACGGCGGTGCCATCCTGATCGGTGACCGTGACGTCACCGACGTGCAGCCCAAGGACCGCGACATCGCGATGGTCTTCCAGAACTACGCGCTGTACCCGCACATGTCCGTCGCGGACAACATGGGCTTCGCGCTCAAGATCGCCGGTACCCCGAAGGCGGAGATCCGCCAGCGGGTCGAGGAGGCGGCGAAGATCCTCGACCTCACCGAGTACCTCGACCGCAAGCCGAAGGCGCTGTCCGGTGGTCAGCGTCAGCGTGTCGCCATGGGCCGCGCCATCGTGCGCCAGCCGCAGGTGTTCCTCATGGACGAGCCGCTGTCGAACCTCGACGCCAAGCTCCGCGTGCAGACCCGTACGCAGATCGCGTCGCTCCAGCGCCGCCTCGGCGTCACCACGGTCTACGTCACGCACGACCAGACCGAGGCGCTCACCATGGGTGACCGCATCGCCGTGCTCTCGGCCGGTGTCCTGCAGCAGGTCGGCACGCCGCGCGAGATGTACGACAAGCCGGCCAACGTGTTCGTCGCGGGCTTCATCGGCTCCCCGGCCATGAACATCGGCACGTTCGACATCACGGACGGCAAGGCGCAGGTGGGCGGCGCGTCCCTCGCGCTGGACCGCGGCGTCGCGGAGGGCATCACGGCCGCCGACGGCGGGCGGGTCACCCTGGGCTTCCGCCCGGAGGCTCTCGACGTCGTCTCCTCCGACAGCGAGGGCGCGTTCCAGGTCGACGTCACGCTGGTCGAGGAGCTCGGTTCCGACGCGTTCGTGTACGGCACCCTGAAGAACGGCGGCAACCTGCACGCCGGCGACACCAACCAGGTGATCGTGCGCATCGACCCGCGCAACGTGCCGGACAAGGGCGACACGATCTCCGTCACGATCAAGCCGGACCAGACCCACGCGTTCTCCGCCTCGACGGGCGAGCGCCTGGGCTGA
- a CDS encoding bifunctional alpha,alpha-trehalose-phosphate synthase (UDP-forming)/trehalose-phosphatase: MPGKDGYDLVVVANRLPVDFSVGPAGDLAWQRSPGGLVTALEPVMRAAQGAWVGWSGAPDLAHEPFDAEGMRLVPVTLSADEIERYYEGFSNDTLWPLYHDVIAPPTYHRQWWDAYRRVNQRFADAAAEQAAQDATVWVHDYQLQLVPRMLRDLRPDLRIGFFDHIPFPPVELFGQLPWRRQIVDGLLGADVIGFQRNGDAANFVRAVRRLTDYATRGPVITMPDAEGRPGRHVRAQAFPISIDSRRFDELARTPEVQNRAKEIRADLGNPETVYLGVDRLDYTKGIRHRIKSYGELLEDGRLDVTRATFVQVASPSRENVGAYQDLREHVEILVGRVNGEFGELGHSAIHYLHHSYPPEEMAALYLAADVMLVTALRDGMNLVAKEYVAARSDERGVLVLSEFTGAADELSPGPLLVNPHDIDGMKDIIVAAASMDPKEQRRRMRRLRRKIMTDDVAKWSESFLSVLSAVQPQVSAEPRSVEASGTLADSLRAFAAQPAGRRRRRNARPSVAWLVASDFDGTLSQLVDDPKASRMTPAARAAADRIAALADELPVRLALVSGRDLHDLAEVTEAPPGTFLVGSHGAETGRATDDGIQSVPLQLSPAQHTQLDALIAGFEAAAADREGVWVQTKPGAAVVHTRLAGADDAAAVTVAADEVAANLGLQPMHGKDVVEVSVVSTSKGEALRQLRDVVADETGAQTVRIFYSGDDTTDEHAFAALEAGDLAVKIGTGDTLAQHRLPDADTLAVVLERIADELTPS; this comes from the coding sequence TTGCCAGGTAAAGACGGATACGACCTCGTCGTGGTGGCCAATCGCCTCCCCGTCGATTTCTCGGTGGGCCCTGCCGGGGATCTGGCCTGGCAGCGTTCTCCGGGGGGCCTCGTCACGGCCCTGGAACCGGTGATGCGCGCGGCACAGGGGGCATGGGTCGGCTGGTCGGGCGCTCCGGATCTGGCTCACGAGCCGTTCGACGCCGAGGGGATGCGCCTCGTGCCGGTCACCCTGAGCGCCGACGAGATCGAGCGCTACTACGAGGGTTTCTCCAACGACACGCTGTGGCCCCTCTACCACGACGTCATCGCACCACCCACGTACCACCGCCAGTGGTGGGACGCGTACCGGCGGGTCAACCAGCGGTTCGCCGACGCCGCCGCCGAGCAGGCCGCGCAGGACGCGACCGTGTGGGTGCACGACTACCAGTTGCAGCTCGTCCCGCGCATGCTCCGCGACCTGCGCCCGGACCTGCGCATCGGCTTCTTCGACCACATCCCGTTCCCCCCGGTGGAGCTCTTCGGGCAGCTGCCGTGGCGCCGGCAGATCGTGGACGGGTTGCTGGGGGCCGACGTCATCGGGTTCCAGCGCAACGGCGACGCCGCGAACTTCGTGCGGGCGGTGCGCCGGCTCACCGACTACGCGACACGCGGACCGGTCATCACCATGCCGGACGCCGAGGGCCGTCCTGGCCGGCACGTCCGCGCCCAGGCCTTCCCCATCTCGATCGACTCGCGCCGTTTCGACGAGCTCGCGCGCACGCCCGAGGTGCAGAACCGCGCCAAGGAGATCCGTGCGGATCTCGGCAACCCGGAGACCGTGTACCTGGGCGTCGACCGCCTCGACTACACCAAGGGCATCCGCCACCGCATCAAGTCCTACGGCGAGCTCCTCGAGGACGGCCGGCTGGACGTCACCCGTGCCACGTTCGTGCAGGTGGCCAGCCCGAGCCGGGAGAACGTCGGGGCCTACCAGGATCTGCGCGAGCACGTGGAGATCCTCGTGGGCCGCGTGAACGGCGAGTTCGGCGAGCTCGGCCACTCCGCCATCCACTACCTGCACCACTCCTACCCGCCCGAGGAGATGGCCGCCCTCTACCTCGCGGCGGACGTCATGCTCGTCACCGCGCTCCGCGACGGCATGAACCTCGTGGCCAAGGAGTACGTCGCCGCCCGGAGCGACGAGCGGGGCGTGCTCGTGCTGTCGGAGTTCACCGGCGCCGCGGACGAGCTCTCCCCCGGGCCGCTGCTGGTCAACCCGCACGACATCGACGGGATGAAGGACATCATCGTCGCGGCCGCGTCCATGGACCCGAAGGAGCAGCGCCGCCGGATGCGCCGCTTGCGCCGCAAGATCATGACCGACGACGTCGCCAAGTGGTCGGAGTCCTTCCTCTCCGTGCTCTCCGCGGTGCAGCCTCAGGTCTCGGCCGAGCCGCGCAGCGTGGAGGCGTCGGGCACTCTCGCGGACTCGCTGCGGGCTTTCGCCGCCCAGCCCGCCGGCCGCCGTCGTCGGCGGAACGCGAGGCCCTCCGTCGCCTGGCTCGTCGCCTCCGACTTCGACGGCACGCTCTCCCAGCTCGTCGACGACCCGAAGGCAAGCCGGATGACGCCGGCCGCGCGGGCCGCCGCCGACCGGATCGCCGCCCTGGCCGACGAGCTGCCCGTGCGCCTCGCCCTCGTCTCGGGACGCGACCTGCACGACCTGGCCGAGGTGACCGAGGCGCCGCCCGGAACGTTCCTCGTCGGTTCGCACGGCGCCGAGACGGGCCGCGCCACCGACGACGGCATCCAGTCCGTGCCGCTTCAGCTCTCCCCCGCCCAGCACACCCAGCTCGACGCCCTGATCGCCGGGTTCGAGGCGGCCGCCGCGGACCGCGAGGGCGTGTGGGTGCAGACGAAGCCGGGGGCCGCCGTCGTCCACACGCGCCTGGCGGGGGCCGACGACGCCGCCGCCGTGACGGTGGCGGCCGACGAGGTCGCCGCGAACCTCGGGCTGCAGCCCATGCACGGCAAGGACGTCGTCGAGGTGTCGGTGGTGTCGACGTCGAAGGGCGAGGCCCTGCGCCAGCTGCGCGACGTCGTCGCGGACGAGACCGGCGCACAGACCGTGCGGATCTTCTACTCCGGCGACGACACGACGGACGAGCACGCCTTCGCCGCGCTGGAGGCCGGGGACCTTGCCGTGAAGATCGGCACGGGCGACACCCTGGCCCAGCATCGGCTGCCGGACGCGGACACGCTCGCCGTCGTCCTCGAACGGATTGCCGATGAGCTGACCCCGTCATGA
- a CDS encoding serine/threonine-protein kinase, producing MEAEGAVEGAEQRADADTVSLRDRVAGSVVGGYTVTGRIGSGAMGTVYRATDGGGNAVALKLLTPERDEAGARERLRREAKALQRLHHPAVASVVDVEFDATEAFIVTELVEGPTLEEEVDARGPLDPRDLYELADQLADALEAVHAAGVVHRDLTPSNVLISATGPVLIDFGLAHAPGDARATRTGYVMGTPGYLAPELLDGGDPVPNTDWWSWAAVLAFAATGRSPFGVRPLELVLRRSREGDADLAGLEPRISRALGAALRPTPVERWGPTEVARSLRAASEAFVAAARAADPDVPADHVGDRRTQVMAGPTAVVEPVTPTADPVTAVVAPTEPALAPSGHARSVRSHSVGSLQSPGSQGPGRPGSGGHAVAPVPAERPETPPAHVGGQRTRYPARTGTVTAVGGALVAVAATRPGWALAALVVLCVLCRASGAAENEMWNWRMRRRTTSGGAGRAVLLMPWYLVRSVFGVLPALLIASAVGAIVALGGFWLFAPGRVIVLPLDDLASRSVGGANDPVVDTVVLAVAMLVTMLLTWWGPVAQLTRDGARPLLATVAPGWFGAGLVVVLALAVVGLGAAAVVADPLVIDWWPLAERPDVR from the coding sequence ATGGAAGCAGAAGGGGCCGTCGAAGGCGCCGAACAACGGGCGGACGCGGACACCGTCTCTCTCCGCGACCGCGTCGCCGGCTCCGTCGTCGGCGGCTACACGGTGACGGGGCGGATCGGCAGCGGCGCGATGGGAACCGTCTACCGCGCGACGGACGGCGGCGGCAACGCCGTCGCGCTCAAGCTGCTCACGCCCGAACGGGACGAGGCCGGCGCGCGGGAACGGCTTCGCCGCGAGGCCAAGGCCCTGCAACGGCTGCACCACCCCGCGGTCGCGAGCGTCGTCGACGTCGAGTTCGACGCCACCGAGGCGTTCATCGTCACGGAGCTCGTCGAGGGGCCCACCCTCGAGGAAGAGGTGGACGCGCGCGGCCCGCTCGACCCACGCGACCTGTACGAACTCGCCGACCAGCTCGCCGACGCCCTCGAAGCGGTGCACGCGGCCGGCGTCGTGCACCGCGACCTGACGCCGTCGAACGTCCTCATCTCCGCCACCGGGCCCGTGCTCATCGACTTCGGCCTCGCCCACGCGCCGGGCGACGCGCGCGCCACCCGAACCGGCTACGTCATGGGCACGCCCGGCTACCTCGCGCCCGAACTGCTCGACGGCGGCGACCCCGTGCCCAACACGGACTGGTGGAGCTGGGCCGCCGTCCTCGCCTTCGCGGCGACCGGGCGCTCACCGTTCGGCGTCCGGCCGCTCGAACTCGTCCTGCGGCGCTCCCGGGAGGGCGACGCCGACCTCGCCGGGCTCGAACCGCGCATCTCCCGGGCGCTCGGAGCGGCGCTACGGCCCACGCCCGTCGAACGGTGGGGGCCCACGGAGGTCGCGCGATCGCTGCGGGCCGCATCGGAAGCGTTCGTCGCGGCCGCGCGCGCGGCCGACCCCGACGTCCCGGCCGACCACGTCGGCGACCGGCGCACCCAGGTGATGGCGGGCCCGACGGCGGTCGTGGAGCCCGTCACCCCGACGGCGGACCCGGTCACGGCGGTCGTCGCACCCACCGAGCCCGCCCTCGCGCCCTCCGGTCACGCGCGGTCGGTGCGGAGCCATTCCGTCGGGAGCCTGCAAAGTCCCGGGTCGCAGGGGCCGGGACGCCCTGGTTCCGGAGGCCATGCCGTCGCGCCGGTGCCCGCGGAGCGGCCGGAGACGCCGCCGGCGCACGTCGGTGGACAGCGGACCCGCTACCCCGCCCGGACCGGCACCGTCACCGCCGTGGGCGGAGCCCTCGTCGCGGTCGCCGCGACCCGGCCGGGCTGGGCGCTCGCGGCGCTGGTGGTGCTGTGCGTGCTGTGCCGGGCGTCGGGCGCCGCGGAGAACGAGATGTGGAACTGGCGGATGCGACGTCGGACGACGTCGGGCGGGGCGGGCCGCGCGGTGCTGCTCATGCCTTGGTACCTGGTGCGCTCCGTGTTCGGGGTGCTGCCCGCGCTGCTGATCGCGAGCGCGGTGGGGGCGATCGTGGCGCTCGGCGGGTTCTGGCTGTTCGCGCCGGGCCGGGTGATCGTGCTGCCGCTCGACGATCTCGCGTCCCGCTCGGTGGGCGGTGCGAACGATCCGGTCGTCGACACGGTGGTGCTCGCCGTGGCCATGCTCGTCACGATGCTGCTCACGTGGTGGGGGCCCGTCGCGCAGCTCACGCGGGACGGCGCGCGGCCCTTGCTGGCCACGGTGGCGCCGGGATGGTTCGGCGCGGGACTCGTCGTCGTGCTCGCGCTGGCGGTGGTCGGGCTCGGTGCGGCGGCCGTCGTCGCCGACCCGTTGGTCATCGACTGGTGGCCGCTTGCCGAGCGGCCTGACGTGAGGTGA
- a CDS encoding DsbA family protein: MSNLTKAQRREAARAEALAMQKKAQGRERMYRIVTLSLLGVLIAGLGVAIWLIFAESQKTPIERADAVPAGVVDETGIPVDEDGAAGTLVEGAPQLDVYVDFMCPVCGQFEALNGADIAELREGGEVAFVVHPVAILDRMSSGTEYSTRAASAAAWVADQAPESFIEYHDLLFANQPAENSAGLSDQQLADFAEQAGVPADVAQGIADGDATDAYRDWVTASTDQATSAEDLANPQTGQFGTPTVMLDGERFEDWSTPGSLRAAVTGGGSADESGDGSTDEGAAEDGSDE, from the coding sequence ATGTCGAACTTGACCAAGGCTCAGCGGCGTGAGGCCGCCCGCGCCGAGGCTCTCGCGATGCAGAAGAAGGCACAGGGGCGCGAGCGGATGTACCGGATCGTGACCCTCAGCCTTCTCGGGGTGCTCATCGCCGGTCTGGGTGTGGCGATCTGGCTGATCTTCGCGGAGTCCCAGAAGACACCGATCGAGCGGGCCGACGCCGTCCCCGCCGGCGTGGTGGACGAGACGGGAATCCCGGTGGACGAGGACGGCGCGGCCGGCACCCTCGTCGAGGGCGCGCCGCAGCTCGACGTCTACGTCGACTTCATGTGCCCCGTGTGCGGCCAGTTCGAGGCGCTCAACGGTGCGGACATCGCCGAGCTGCGCGAGGGGGGCGAGGTGGCCTTCGTCGTGCACCCGGTGGCGATCCTGGACCGCATGTCGAGCGGCACCGAGTACTCGACGCGCGCGGCGTCCGCCGCGGCATGGGTCGCCGACCAGGCGCCCGAGTCGTTCATCGAGTACCACGACCTGCTGTTCGCGAACCAGCCGGCGGAGAACTCCGCCGGCCTGAGCGACCAGCAGCTCGCCGACTTCGCCGAGCAGGCCGGTGTCCCGGCGGATGTCGCACAGGGCATCGCCGACGGCGATGCCACCGACGCCTATCGTGACTGGGTGACGGCGTCGACCGACCAGGCCACGTCGGCGGAGGACCTCGCGAACCCGCAGACGGGCCAGTTCGGGACCCCGACCGTCATGCTCGACGGCGAGCGGTTCGAGGACTGGTCCACGCCCGGTTCGCTGAGGGCCGCGGTCACCGGCGGGGGGTCGGCCGACGAGTCCGGCGACGGTTCGACGGACGAGGGTGCGGCCGAGGACGGCTCCGACGAGTGA
- a CDS encoding tyrosine-type recombinase/integrase, with translation MTNETTRRARGEGGLRWSESRNAWIAEKTVGYDGRGKRIVKTGSGKSKTAALKALDKKVKAYEAGLVTGSDRYTVGQAVEDWLDYGQTAEGEGTQRENRDMYRLHIKPVLAKRKLGEFRAEEVDRWLEALAAKQSTSRLRHLHSLLNRAVIRAMKRGYVDRNVVELCRVPKGRPGRPSKSLSAEQVLDVLTTIRRERFYAYIALSLTVGLRPEEARALQWKHVHLAPASGPPYVEVWRSVRHHGDTKTEKSRRTLALPDLVVQVLGEQRVWQDEQRQRHGDRWRETAALGLVFTTRYGTALSASNVRRDMRRALALVPSIENPGAWTPRELRQSFVSVMSSEAVPIEEISRLVGHQNTRVTEMVYRKELRPVIQDGARAMNKVIADAEVDVWDMEPLFSLKEARGERTS, from the coding sequence GTGACCAACGAGACGACACGGCGGGCACGTGGTGAAGGTGGGCTTCGCTGGTCCGAAAGCCGCAACGCCTGGATCGCAGAGAAGACGGTCGGGTATGACGGCCGGGGCAAGCGGATCGTGAAGACCGGCTCCGGCAAGTCGAAGACGGCGGCGCTGAAAGCCCTCGACAAGAAGGTCAAGGCGTACGAGGCCGGGCTCGTGACCGGATCGGATCGGTACACGGTGGGGCAGGCAGTCGAGGACTGGCTCGACTACGGCCAGACGGCCGAGGGTGAGGGGACTCAACGCGAGAACCGCGACATGTACCGGCTCCACATCAAGCCAGTACTTGCCAAGCGGAAGCTCGGGGAGTTCCGGGCCGAGGAAGTGGACCGGTGGCTGGAAGCCCTCGCGGCAAAGCAGTCGACGTCGCGTCTCCGGCACCTGCATTCGCTGCTGAACCGCGCGGTCATTCGAGCGATGAAGCGAGGCTATGTCGACCGGAACGTGGTCGAGCTGTGCCGGGTCCCGAAGGGTCGGCCGGGCCGTCCGTCCAAGTCGCTGAGCGCGGAACAGGTCCTCGACGTGCTCACGACGATCCGGCGCGAGCGGTTCTATGCATATATCGCGCTCTCGCTGACGGTCGGTCTCCGTCCCGAGGAAGCGCGGGCGTTGCAGTGGAAGCACGTGCACCTTGCCCCAGCGTCGGGCCCGCCGTACGTCGAGGTCTGGCGCTCGGTGCGGCATCACGGTGACACCAAGACCGAGAAGTCCCGGCGCACTCTGGCGCTGCCTGACCTCGTGGTTCAGGTGCTCGGAGAACAACGGGTCTGGCAGGACGAGCAACGGCAGCGGCACGGTGATCGGTGGCGGGAGACCGCTGCTCTGGGTCTCGTGTTCACGACTCGCTATGGAACGGCTCTGTCGGCGTCGAACGTCCGCCGCGACATGCGTCGGGCCCTGGCCCTCGTGCCCAGCATCGAGAATCCGGGGGCATGGACACCGCGCGAACTCCGGCAGTCGTTCGTCTCGGTGATGTCGTCGGAGGCCGTCCCGATCGAAGAGATCTCGCGTCTCGTCGGGCACCAGAACACACGGGTGACGGAGATGGTCTACCGGAAGGAGCTTCGGCCGGTGATCCAGGATGGGGCGCGCGCGATGAACAAGGTCATCGCTGACGCCGAGGTCGACGTGTGGGACATGGAGCCCCTGTTCAGCTTGAAGGAGGCTCGCGGTGAACGGACCTCGTAG
- a CDS encoding helix-turn-helix domain-containing protein: MAKNANPVKEPVNVVPVLYRVEEAAEALRISRDSIYELIRSGRLRTIKVGARRLVPVVSLTEYVAEALDGAA; encoded by the coding sequence ATGGCGAAGAACGCGAACCCGGTCAAGGAACCGGTCAACGTCGTCCCGGTGCTCTACCGGGTCGAGGAAGCCGCCGAGGCGCTGCGCATCTCGCGTGACTCGATCTACGAGCTGATCCGCTCGGGGCGGCTCCGGACAATCAAGGTCGGGGCTCGGCGGCTGGTTCCGGTCGTCTCGCTCACGGAGTACGTCGCTGAGGCGCTGGACGGTGCCGCGTGA
- a CDS encoding replication initiator, with product MLDQDGQASFVGDTASSWPARFPGFGPDAPLDMWSASDAEVAGMRARVLDGSWRAFSETAAKVGNCSAPIRLAGRSMTFENLNGEPGALLSEFSHRDTPLGTLHVACGNRRAEVCPACSRVYARDTFEMIRAGVLGGKTVPDTVAANPLVFATFTAPSFGHVHGLRVGKNGQPGRCRPRDTAKRCPHGRPVGCNRVHGEDDPMLGAPLCWDCYDFTSAVIWQWWAPELWRRFTITFRRRLAARLGVSQAAFARSASVQFAKVAEYQRRGLVHFHALIRLDGPDGPGSPAPLDGDALAAVVAEAGPLVTFDAPPVDGDDIARTLRFGAQLDVKRVRTGEVHDSAGGTGDRLRPEQVAGYLAKYSTKSTGVDPASPTPHLSRLEREARYLADRAASTCRDTATPEEAEDDGCVCGRCEDSPYRLLAKWSRMLGFRGHFSSKSRAYSISLGRLRRARARFARLSAEADRRGERLDLADLEARLLADDADEETTLVIGAWTYAGTGWTNPGDKALADAAADRARQYDQWRAQQRRNGKQTTNEGGR from the coding sequence GTGCTCGACCAAGACGGGCAAGCCTCGTTCGTGGGCGATACCGCCTCGTCGTGGCCTGCCCGGTTCCCCGGCTTCGGCCCGGACGCGCCCCTGGACATGTGGTCTGCGTCGGATGCCGAGGTCGCCGGGATGCGCGCGCGTGTGCTGGATGGGTCCTGGCGGGCGTTCTCTGAGACGGCGGCGAAGGTCGGCAACTGCTCCGCGCCGATCCGCCTTGCCGGTCGGTCGATGACGTTCGAGAACCTGAACGGTGAGCCGGGCGCGCTCCTGAGCGAGTTCTCCCACCGAGACACACCCCTCGGGACCCTGCATGTGGCCTGCGGGAACCGGCGCGCCGAGGTGTGCCCGGCCTGCTCGCGCGTGTATGCCCGCGACACGTTCGAGATGATCCGCGCCGGAGTCCTGGGCGGCAAGACCGTCCCCGACACCGTGGCCGCGAACCCGCTGGTGTTCGCCACGTTCACCGCGCCCTCCTTCGGTCACGTCCACGGCCTGCGCGTCGGGAAGAACGGGCAGCCGGGTCGCTGCCGTCCCCGCGACACCGCCAAGCGCTGCCCCCACGGCCGCCCGGTGGGCTGCAACCGGGTGCACGGCGAGGACGACCCGATGCTCGGGGCTCCGCTGTGCTGGGACTGCTACGACTTCACCTCGGCCGTGATCTGGCAGTGGTGGGCCCCGGAACTGTGGCGACGCTTCACCATCACGTTCCGCCGTCGCCTCGCGGCCCGCCTGGGGGTCTCGCAAGCGGCGTTCGCTCGGTCGGCGTCGGTGCAGTTCGCCAAGGTGGCCGAGTACCAGCGTCGCGGCCTGGTCCACTTCCACGCCCTGATCCGCCTGGACGGCCCTGACGGGCCCGGCTCCCCCGCTCCCTTGGACGGTGACGCCCTCGCGGCCGTCGTTGCGGAGGCGGGCCCGTTGGTGACGTTCGATGCGCCTCCGGTCGACGGGGACGACATCGCCCGGACGCTGCGGTTCGGTGCCCAGCTCGACGTCAAGCGCGTCCGCACCGGCGAGGTCCACGACTCCGCCGGCGGAACCGGCGATCGCCTCCGCCCGGAACAGGTCGCGGGCTATCTGGCGAAGTACTCCACCAAGTCGACCGGCGTCGACCCCGCCTCTCCTACGCCGCACCTGTCCCGGCTGGAACGTGAGGCCCGCTACCTGGCCGACCGTGCGGCCTCGACCTGCCGAGACACCGCGACCCCGGAGGAAGCCGAGGACGACGGGTGCGTGTGCGGCCGGTGTGAGGACTCCCCGTACCGGCTGCTCGCGAAGTGGTCGCGCATGCTCGGGTTCCGGGGCCACTTCTCGTCCAAGTCGCGCGCCTACTCCATCTCCCTCGGTCGCCTGCGCCGGGCACGCGCCCGGTTCGCCCGCCTGAGCGCTGAGGCGGACCGCCGCGGTGAACGTCTTGACCTCGCAGACCTTGAGGCGCGCCTCCTGGCCGACGACGCCGACGAGGAAACCACCCTCGTCATCGGCGCATGGACCTACGCCGGAACCGGCTGGACCAACCCCGGAGACAAAGCCCTGGCCGACGCTGCGGCCGACCGCGCCCGCCAATACGACCAATGGCGCGCCCAGCAGCGGCGCAACGGCAAGCAGACCACGAACGAAGGGGGAAGGTGA